From the genome of Vicia villosa cultivar HV-30 ecotype Madison, WI linkage group LG2, Vvil1.0, whole genome shotgun sequence, one region includes:
- the LOC131649466 gene encoding uncharacterized protein LOC131649466: protein MIIFSLNLRGGGSRAKRKRVGYHIRKGDVDICFIQETKLSGIEFSVVKEMWGDNQVEWSYLDANGALGGILTMWKKDLFNLVFCFRGEGFLGLCVEKEGKLIYFVNVYASCDITTRIRSWERLCEFKNNNSKGSWCIGGDFNSITSLEERIGISTRSYKREISSFKEFIENMELVDLPTIGGKFT, encoded by the coding sequence ATGATTATTTTTTCCTTAAATTTAAGAGGAGGAGGAAGTCGAGCCAAGAGGAAGAGAGTTGGATATCACATTCGAAAAGGGGATGTTGACATTTGCTTTATTCAAGAGACAAAGTTAAGTGGCATAGAgtttagtgttgtaaaagaaatGTGGGGAGATAATCAAGTGGAGTGGTCGTATTTGGATGCCAACGGGGCGTTGGGAGGCATTCTAACGATGTGGAAAAAGGATCTCTTCAACTTAGTCTTTTGTTTCCGAGGAGAGGGTTTTCTAGGTCTTTGTGTGGAGAAGGAAGGAAAACTAATTTACTTTGTGAATGTTTACGCTTCTTGTGATATAACCACGAGGATAAGGTCTTGGGAGAGGTTATGTGAATTCAAAAACAACAACTCTAAAGGCTCTTGGTGCATTGGAGGAGACTTTAATTCTATCACCTCTCTAGAGGAAAGAATTGGTATATCTACGCGTAGCTATAAGAGGGAGATATCGAGCTTTAAAGAGTTTATAGAGAACATGGAGTTGGTGGATCTTCCTACTATAGGAGGAAAGTTTACTTAA